From Erigeron canadensis isolate Cc75 chromosome 8, C_canadensis_v1, whole genome shotgun sequence, one genomic window encodes:
- the LOC122578258 gene encoding cytochrome b561, DM13 and DOMON domain-containing protein At5g54830-like, with translation MANSQPFLLSLLLHFILIHIFVLTYKSDLVSAQNCPKSNTSLLNFSSQFVMVQHQLRGQFSILDDCSFRVSEFDMINGGNDVHWWGAFGDDYESLTSGFVISNDHLNMSSYSNDSFVVSLMDNVTWDKIKVVSVWDSDMASDFGHVLLPGLEEANASDVVYKQPTMFENCKVLSDTYRLRWTSNEKDNVIDIGLEGAIGIQNYMAFGWTEPNREHDHMLNADVAVTGFTEEGVPFADDYYITKYSECIKIDDGLYEGVCPDTMYNVSDSNESVNNTRLAYGHRRDGVSFIRYQRPLKSLDKKYDWDIDVASERVCIWALGLIKPPDSIRPYYLPQNHGKTYGHVHINVSQRVNDCVGPLDAEDKEDQELVIADKKEPIIVTSGPALHYPNPPNPSKVLYLNKKESPVLQVERGVPVKFSIQAGHDVAFYITSDPLGGNATSRNGSETVYIGGPDAQGVQSSPKELTWAPDRNTPDQVYYQSVFTQKMGWKVQVVDGGLTDMYKNSVLLDDQQVNFFWTLSDKSISIAARGEKKSGYLAIGFGSEMENSFAYVGWVDVNGTGRVNTYWIDGMNAQSLHPTNESLTYVRCTSENGVITLEFTRPLDPSCNRKERKECNNIIEPTTPLKVIWAMGAKWSLDHLTQSNMHSVKSNKPVRVSLIRGSAEAEEDLRPVLAVHGFMMFLAWGMLFPCGILAARYTKHLPGDIWFKIHVYSQYSGLAITFLGILFAVAELRGFHLSSVHVKLGFLTILMGCIQPINAYFRPKKPDADNPSKERVIWEYIHTYVGRCSIFVAIFALISGMKHLGERYNEENTLGLTWALIVWVLLGFLLVLYLEFMKRRRPETVGRSNWVLGNGEEEDADLLSSNGNHGEKDSVERMEVQLEPVSGRYTVI, from the coding sequence ATGGCAAATTCTCAACCTTTTTTACTATCTTTATTATTACACTTTATAttgatacatatatttgtattgACTTATAAATCTGATCTAGTTTCTGCACAAAATTGCCCAAAATCCAATACTTCTTTACTTAATTTTAGTTCTCAGTTTGTTATGGTTCAACATCAATTAAGAGGGCAATTTAGTATTTTAGATGATTGTTCATTTAGAGTTAGTGAATTTGATATGATAAATGGTGGAAATGATGTTCATTGGTGGGGTGCTTTTGGTGATGATTATGAAAGTTTGACATCTGGATTTGTTATATCTAATGATCACTTAAATATGTCTAGTTATAGTAATGATAGTTTTGTTGTTAGTTTGATGGATAATGTTACGTGGGATAAGATTAAGGTTGTTTCGGTTTGGGATAGTGATATGGCGTCGGATTTTGGGCATGTTTTGTTGCCTGGTTTGGAGGAGGCGAATGCGAGTGATGTGGTTTATAAACAGCCGACTATGTTTGAGAATTGTAAGGTGTTGTCCGATACGTATAGGTTGAGGTGGACTTCGAACGAGAAGGATAATGTGATTGATATTGGATTAGAGGGTGCGATCGGGATTCAAAATTATATGGCGTTTGGTTGGACTGAACCGAATAGGGAACATGATCATATGCTTAATGCTGATGTGGCGGTGACGGGGTTTACTGAAGAGGGTGTTCCGTTTGCTGATGATTATTATATTACTAAGTATAGTGAATGTATTAAGATTGATGATGGCTTGTATGAGGGTGTGTGTCCTGATACAATGTATAATGTTTCGGATTCTAATGAGTCGGTTAACAATACTCGGTTAGCTTATGGGCATAGAAGAGATGGTGTGTCGTTTATTCGTTATCAGAGACCGTTGAAATCTTTAGACAAGAAATATGATTGGGATATTGATGTGGCAAGTGAAAGAGTGTGTATTTGGGCCTTAGGTTTGATAAAACCGCCTGATTCCATTCGACCTTATTACCTTCCACAAAATCACGGGAAGACTTATGGGCATGTTCATATTAATGTTTCTCAGAGGGTAAATGATTGTGTTGGCCCACTTGATGCGGAAGATAAAGAAGATCAAGAATTAGTGATAGCGGATAAGAAAGAACCGATTATTGTTACTTCTGGTCCGGCTTTACATTACCCAAACCCTCCAAATCCTTCAAAGGTTTTGTATCTTAACAAGAAAGAATCGCCTGTTTTACAGGTCGAAAGAGGTGTCCCAGTGAAATTCTCAATTCAAGCAGGTCATGATGTTGCATTTTACATCACATCTGACCCGCTTGGCGGAAATGCAACTTCCAGAAATGGGTCGGAAACTGTTTACATTGGTGGGCCAGATGCCCAAGGAGTGCAGTCCAGCCCGAAAGAGTTAACGTGGGCCCCAGATCGAAACACACCCGATCAAGTCTATTATCAGTCagtttttacacaaaaaatggGATGGAAGGTTCAGGTCGTTGACGGTGGTTTAACCGATATGTATAAAAACAGTGTCCTTTTAGATGATCAGCAAGTCAACTTCTTTTGGACACTTTCCGATAAGTCAATTTCTATAGCAGCCCGTGGTGAGAAGAAAAGTGGGTATCTTGCCATTGGGTTTGGTTCAGAAATGGAGAACAGTTTTGCGTATGTTGGATGGGTCGATGTTAATGGTACTGGTCGGGTCAACACGTATTGGATAGACGGAATGAACGCCCAAAGTCTCCATCCGACCAATGAAAGTCTGACATATGTCAGATGTACGTCAGAAAACGGTGTCATCACTTTAGAATTCACTCGCCCATTGGATCCTAGTTGCAATAGAAAAGAGCGAAAAGAGTGTAATAACATTATTGAACCCACGACTCCTCTAAAAGTTATCTGGGCCATGGGGGCTAAATGGTCATTAGACCATTTGACCCAAAGTAACATGCATTCGGTAAAAAGCAATAAACCTGTTCGGGTTTCACTTATTCGTGGTTCAGCTGAGGCTGAGGAAGATTTAAGGCCCGTGTTAGCCGTGCATGGGTTCATGATGTTTCTAGCTTGGGGAATGTTATTTCCTTGTGGAATTCTAGCTGCACGATACACAAAACATCTACCTGGTGACATATGGTTTAAGATTCATGTCTACTCACAATACTCGGGTTTAGCAATCACTTTTCTCGGTATCCTTTTTGCTGTGGCTGAGCTTCGCGGGTTTCATCTCAGCTCAGTACATGTCAAATTGGGATTCTTGACAATTCTTATGGGTTGCATACAACCCATTAATGCATACTTCAGACCTAAAAAGCCCGATGCTGATAACCCTTCGAAAGAAAGGGTCATTTGGGAATACATTCACACTTATGTAGGAAGATGTTCCATTTTTGTCGCGATTTTCGCTCTTATTAGTGGAATGAAGCATTTAGGAGAAAGATACAATGAAGAAAATACCCTTGGGCTAACATGGGCCTTGATCGTTTGGGTATTATTAGGTTTTCTACTTGTTTTATACTTGGAATTCATGAAAAGGCGTAGGCCGGAAACTGTAGGGAGAAGCAATTGGGTTTTGGGTAATGGGGAAGAAGAGGATGCTGATCTTTTAAGCTCAAATGGGAATCATGGTGAGAAAGACTCGGTTGAAAGAATGGAAGTTCAGCTCGAACCTGTGTCTGGAAGGTATACAGTTATCTAA
- the LOC122579991 gene encoding root allergen protein-like, translating to MTSVEVEVPSQYPADAVFKVFCDFDNLAPKVNPEVFKSIETIEGNGDVGTIKLITFGEGVPFTSAKYKVDAIDKTNYSYNYTFFEGDNLMGILDSISSQVKIVPAADGGCVNKQTITYNCKGEDKPSEEILKKEKEIYETTYKAMEAYAAAHPEAYK from the exons ATGACGTCTGTTGAGGTTGAGGTTCCTTCTCAATATCCTGCGGATGCCGTTTTTAAGGTTTTCTGTGATTTTGATAATCTCGCGCCTAAGGTAAACCCTGAAGTTTTCAAGTCTATTGAGACGATAGAAGGAAATGGAGACGTGGGAACAATAAAGCTCATCACATTTGGTGAAG GTGTCCCGTTCACAAGTGCAAAATATAAGGTTGACGCTATTGATAAAACCAATTATAGCTATAACTACACATTTTTCGAAGGTGATAACTTGATGGGCATATTAGACTCCATCTCTAGTCAAGTGAAGATTGTGCCGGCCGCTGATGGAGGATGTGTGAACAAGCAAACGATCACTTATAACTGCAAAGGTGAAGACAAGCCATCCGAAGAGATTcttaaaaaagagaaagaaatatATGAGACTACTTACAAGGCCATGGAGGCGTATGCGGCTGCTCATCCTGAAGCTTACAAGTAA
- the LOC122579960 gene encoding root allergen protein-like produces the protein MAVVTAVIEVPSSLPAPKLFKLLITDFTKLAPIAEPQTYKSVTTIDGVNHVTFSDECKFNSAKIRFDAMDAEKLTVSYTIIEGDTLLGKVDNAPFHVEFIPSADGGCVYKQTMVFNCKGDSKLSEEEIKETKEWYTNTVKVFEAYAIAHPEVC, from the exons atgGCTGTTGTAACTGCTGTGATTGAAGTCCCTTCTTCTCTTCCCGCTCCTAAACTTTTCAAGCTTTTAATTACAGACTTTACCAAACTTGCACCTATTGCCGAACCACAGACTTACAAATCCGTTACCACCATCGATGGCGTCAATCACGTAACATTCAGTGACG AGTGCAAATTCAACAGTGCTAAGATCAGGTTTGATGCCATGGACGCAGAAAAGCTCACTGTTAGCTACACTATCATTGAGGGTGACACCTTGTTGGGCAAAGTGGACAACGCCCCTTTTCACGTTGAGTTCATTCCTTCTGCTGATGGAGGGTGTGTATACAAGCAGACAATGGTGTTTAATTGCAAGGGTGATTCTAAGCTGTCTGAAGAAGAAATAAAGGAAACTAAAGAGTGGTACACAAACACAGTTAAGGTGTTTGAGGCTTATGCCATTGCCCATCCTGAAGTTTGCTAA
- the LOC122579934 gene encoding root allergen protein-like, translating to MAVVNAAMEVPSSLPAPKLFKLYTDFNNIAPKAEPQTYKSVTTIDGVNHVTYSDESRFNSAKIRFDAMDKEKLTLSYTIIEGDILLGKLESASLHVDFIPSANGGSVYKQTMVFKCKGDSKLTEEEVTQAKEWYTNTVKAFEAYAIAHPEVC from the exons ATGGCTGTTGTAAATGCTGCGATGGAGGTCCCTTCTTCTCTTCCCGCTCCTAAACTTTTCAAGCTTTATACAGACTTCAACAACATTGCACCTAAAGCCGAACCACAGACTTACAAATCTGTAACCACCATCGACGGTGTCAATCACGTAACCTACAGTGATG AATCCAGATTCAACAGTGCTAAGATCAGGTTTGATGCAATGGACAAGGAGAAGCTTACTCTAAGCTACACTATCATCGAGGGAGACATCTTGTTGGGAAAACTCGAGAGTGCCAGCCTTCACGTTGACTTCATTCCTTCGGCTAATGGAGGGTCTGTATACAAGCAGACAATGGTGTTTAAATGCAAAGGTGATTCTAAACTAACTGAAGAAGAAGTAACACAAGCCAAAGAGTGGTACACAAACACTGTAAAGGCATTTGAGGCTTATGCCATTGCCCATCCTGAAGTTTGTTAG